A genomic region of Papaver somniferum cultivar HN1 chromosome 7, ASM357369v1, whole genome shotgun sequence contains the following coding sequences:
- the LOC113298232 gene encoding E3 ubiquitin-protein ligase AIRP2-like, whose translation MELFYHQLTKSSYGDSLKVLEADVQHANSLAAAIPRAKDGAYLQMKLAYDHIAPLYLFLLQWMDYTCTCLLPRYSSLFRILIYKVYPDGRVNMSSSGRTASVIEFYAVVLPSLEQLQGNLTELDASTTMEKGRSVEMFGRMSRLEERRKLSDIDVERETECGICMEPCTKMVLPNCCHSMCMKCYRDWNTRSESCPFCRGSLKRVSSRDLWVLTANDDFVDSETVAKEELSRFYYYVHNLPRDVTDGLYMRYYEYLI comes from the exons ATGGAGTTGTTTTATCATCAGTTAACTAAGTCTTCTTATGGTGATTCTCTCAAAGTCTTGGAGGCTGATGTTCAGCACGCTAATTCTTT GGCAGCAGCAATTCCAAGAGCTAAAGATGGAGCATATCTTCAGATGAAACTGGCGTACGATCATATAGCACCGCTTTACTTGTTTTTGCTTCAATGGATGGATTATACTTGTACATGTTTACTTCCAAGATATTCCAGTCTCTTCCGTATACTCATATACAAG GTATATCCAGATGGAAGGGTGAACATGTCTTCTTCTGGAAGGACAGCAAGTGTTATTGAATTTTACG CTGTGGTGCTACCTTCTCTTGAACAACTGCAAGGTAATTTGACGGAGCTAGATGCTAGTACTACAATGGAGAAAGGTAGGTCTGTTGAGATGTTTGGGAGAATGAGTAGGTTGGAAGAGAGAAGGAAGCTCTCCGACATCGATGTAGAGAGAGAAACTGAATGTGGGATTTGTATGGAACCTTGTACTAAAATGGTCTTGCCTAATTGCTGTCATTCTATGTGCATGAAATGCTACCGCGACTG GAATACCAGATCTGAATCATGCCCTTTTTGTCGGGGCAGCCTAAAGAGAGTCAGTTCAAGAGATTTATGGGTTCTTACTGCCAATGATGATTTTGTTGATTCAGAAACTGTAGCTAAAGAGGAGTTATCGCGTTTCTACTACTACGTCCATAACCTGCCTCGAGATGTAACAGATGGACTTTACATGAGGTATTACGAATATCTTATTTAA
- the LOC113295108 gene encoding putative ubiquitin-conjugating enzyme E2 39: MDQELEEIRVVGEIEEEEEQQSNERREFRIFDIIETGNEIKDHRYFSSPSSLSPTSNKKIMQEWKILERNLPADSIYVRVYEERIDLLRAVIIGPSGTPYHDGLFFFDIQFPPDYPNVPPSVSYHSFGHRLNPNLYAKGAVCLSLINTWAGLRKNEKWIPSQSTIFQVLLSIQGLVLNAKPYFNEPLYLLENV; the protein is encoded by the coding sequence ATGGATCAAGAGCTAGAAGAGATAAGAGTTGTaggagaaatagaagaagaagaagaacaacagagTAATGAAAGAAGAGAGTTCAGGATTTTTGATATCATTGAAACCGGAAATGAGATCAAGGATCATCGTTATTTTTCATCACCTTCTTCTTTGTCACCAACTAGTAATAAGAAAATAATGCAAGAGTGGAAAATTCTAGAAAGAAATCTTCCTGCTGATTCAATCTATGTTAGAGTTTACGAAGAAAGAATCGATTTACTACGAGCAGTAATCATAGGACCATCGGGTACACCTTACCATGACGGTTTATTCTTTTTCGACATTCAATTTCCTCCAGATTACCCTAATGTGCCACCCAGCGTTTCTTATCATTCTTTCGGTCATAGATTAAACCCTAATTTGTATGCAAAAGGTGCTGTTTGTCTAAGTCTTATAAACACTTGGGCTGGCCTCAGAAAGAATGAAAAATGGATTCCATCTCAATCAACTATTTTTCAAGTTTTGTTATCTATTCAGGGTCTAGTTCTCAATGCAAAACCCTATTTCAATGAACCTCTATATCTCCTGGAgaatgtgtga